One Telluria mixta DNA window includes the following coding sequences:
- a CDS encoding sigma-54 interaction domain-containing protein, with translation MSLTTLHHKTADLPRTAGPTTAIVRPPGEHEFERADSPTLIAFRESQQLSLLIRATAFVFSDPQSRALQDLIKRIAPSEATALIMGETGTGKELVARHVHALSRRASSNFVAINCGAFSETLIESELFGYERGAFTGAQQAKAGWFETANGGTLFLDEIGDLPLAMQVKLLRVLQEREVVRLGGRKPIPIDVRLIAATNVDLAEAVRAGRFREDLFYRLQVVTLPLKPLRERAGDILPLTRHFLQMYAQRLHVADPVVLPEADQALLAYPWPGNIRELENVIHRALLVCQQGVITAADLHLPSWHTQAVAAPVSVPDVPQAFVQHAAAPETSAPRPHAPAVEGTYAELRQAWQQLLHSDRTIEFENMVLQLAEDAWRHNLCNQVRTAKQLNISRNILRTYLKKSELL, from the coding sequence ATGAGCCTGACGACCCTACACCACAAGACCGCCGACCTGCCGCGTACCGCGGGCCCCACGACCGCCATCGTGAGGCCGCCGGGCGAGCACGAGTTCGAGCGGGCGGACAGCCCCACGCTGATCGCTTTCCGCGAATCGCAGCAACTGAGCCTGCTGATCCGCGCCACGGCCTTCGTGTTTTCCGACCCGCAGTCGCGCGCGCTGCAGGACCTGATCAAGCGCATCGCGCCCAGCGAAGCGACGGCGCTGATCATGGGCGAGACGGGTACCGGCAAGGAGCTCGTCGCGCGCCACGTGCATGCGCTCTCGCGCCGTGCCAGCTCGAACTTCGTCGCCATCAACTGCGGCGCGTTTTCCGAGACGCTGATCGAAAGCGAGTTGTTCGGCTACGAGCGCGGCGCGTTCACGGGCGCGCAGCAGGCCAAGGCCGGCTGGTTCGAGACGGCCAACGGCGGCACGCTGTTCCTCGACGAAATCGGCGACCTGCCGCTCGCGATGCAGGTAAAACTCCTGCGCGTGTTGCAGGAACGCGAAGTGGTGCGGCTGGGCGGCCGCAAGCCGATCCCCATCGACGTGCGCCTGATCGCCGCGACCAACGTCGATCTCGCGGAGGCCGTGCGGGCAGGGCGCTTCCGCGAAGACCTGTTCTACCGCCTGCAAGTGGTGACGCTCCCCTTGAAGCCGCTGCGCGAGCGCGCCGGCGACATCCTGCCGCTGACCCGCCACTTCCTGCAGATGTACGCGCAGCGGCTGCACGTGGCCGACCCCGTCGTCCTGCCGGAGGCGGACCAGGCGCTGCTCGCGTATCCGTGGCCGGGCAACATCCGCGAACTGGAAAACGTCATCCACCGCGCGCTGCTCGTGTGCCAGCAGGGCGTGATCACGGCGGCCGACCTGCACCTGCCCAGCTGGCACACGCAGGCCGTGGCTGCCCCGGTGTCCGTGCCGGACGTGCCGCAGGCGTTCGTACAGCACGCCGCGGCGCCGGAAACGTCCGCGCCGCGACCGCACGCGCCCGCCGTCGAGGGCACGTACGCGGAACTGCGCCAGGCCTGGCAGCAGCTGCTCCATTCGGACCGCACGATCGAGTTCGAGAACATGGTGCTGCAACTGGCGGAGGACGCGTGGCGCCACAACCTGTGCAACCAGGTGCGCACGGCCAAGCAGCTGAATATCAGCAGGAACATCCTGCGCACGTACCTGAAAAAGTCCGAACTGTTGTGA
- a CDS encoding MdtA/MuxA family multidrug efflux RND transporter periplasmic adaptor subunit has protein sequence MTDKRRWRRAAGVLGLTACVGVAGCGQQVKEERQGAAANRPVPVAVAAAGKQDVRVVQSALGTVVPQASVVVRARVGGQLQKVLFQEGQLVKAGELLAEIDPRPFVAQLTQAEGQLKRDLALLKNAQADLARYQGLRAHDSISEQALDNQAALVQQYQGTVQADQGVVDNARLQLSFARITAPVSGRIGLRQVDVGNIVAPNDAAGLAVITAVQPIAALFSLPEDQLPAIAAQLAGAQKQGRVLAVEAWDRAGTRKLAQGRLETIDNQIDPATGTIRFKAQFANADGALYPNQFVNVRLLVETRSAQIVAPSVAIQNGNQGPFVYVVGTDKTVALRPVTLGPVDGDKTTVTTGLEPGEQVVVTGTDRLRNGAKVVLPESRKARATARAEIAG, from the coding sequence ATGACAGACAAGAGACGATGGCGCCGCGCCGCGGGCGTGCTCGGGCTGACCGCGTGCGTGGGTGTGGCGGGCTGCGGCCAGCAGGTGAAGGAAGAACGCCAGGGCGCCGCCGCCAACCGGCCCGTGCCCGTGGCCGTCGCGGCGGCCGGCAAACAGGACGTGCGCGTCGTGCAGAGCGCGCTCGGGACGGTGGTGCCGCAGGCGTCCGTCGTCGTGCGTGCGCGCGTCGGCGGCCAATTACAAAAGGTGCTGTTCCAGGAGGGTCAATTGGTCAAAGCCGGCGAGCTGCTGGCGGAAATCGACCCGCGCCCGTTCGTGGCGCAGCTGACGCAGGCGGAAGGACAACTCAAGCGCGATCTCGCGCTGTTGAAGAACGCGCAGGCCGACCTCGCGCGCTACCAGGGCCTGCGCGCCCACGACTCGATCTCGGAACAGGCGCTCGACAACCAGGCCGCGCTCGTGCAGCAGTACCAGGGCACGGTGCAGGCCGACCAGGGCGTCGTCGACAACGCGCGCCTGCAACTGAGCTTCGCCCGCATCACGGCGCCCGTGTCGGGCCGCATCGGCCTGCGCCAGGTCGACGTCGGCAACATCGTCGCACCGAACGACGCGGCGGGCCTCGCCGTCATCACGGCCGTACAACCCATTGCCGCGCTGTTCTCGCTGCCGGAAGACCAGTTGCCCGCCATCGCCGCGCAGCTCGCCGGCGCGCAGAAGCAGGGCCGCGTGCTCGCGGTGGAAGCGTGGGACCGCGCCGGCACGCGCAAGCTCGCGCAGGGCCGGCTGGAGACGATCGACAACCAGATCGATCCTGCCACCGGCACCATCCGCTTCAAGGCGCAGTTCGCGAACGCGGACGGCGCGCTGTACCCCAACCAGTTCGTCAACGTGCGCCTGCTCGTCGAGACGCGGTCGGCACAAATCGTCGCGCCCAGCGTCGCGATCCAGAACGGCAACCAGGGGCCGTTCGTGTACGTGGTCGGCACCGATAAAACCGTTGCGCTGCGCCCCGTCACGCTGGGCCCCGTCGACGGCGACAAGACGACCGTCACCACGGGCCTGGAACCCGGCGAACAGGTCGTCGTGACGGGCACGGACCGGTTGCGCAACGGTGCGAAAGTGGTGCTGCCGGAGTCCCGCAAGGCACGCGCGACCGCACGCGCGGAGATCGCGGGATGA
- a CDS encoding efflux RND transporter permease subunit, whose product MNFSAFFIRRPVATILLTLAIALPGMLAYALLPRAALPQVDFPTLSVQANLPGASPETMAATVATPLERVLGRIAGITEMTSSSTQGVTRINLQFDIDRDIDGAARDVQSAINAARALLPTMPNNPSYRKSNSAGPPVMTFALRSQTHTQDQLYDIAFTLLGQKVSQVKGVGQVNVNGSSLRAVRIEVDPNVLNQYGIGLEKVRQALAAANVNAPKGFVEDGQRRWQIDVNDQARQARDYRNLVVAWNKDAPVRLSDVARVRDAVQDVRNAGTYGGKPAVIIAAFAQPGANVIATVDALRALLPQLRAMAPAGVDVDVAIDRSSTIRKSLTEVQETLAIAVVLVVAVTFLFLRNGRATLIPSIAIPVSLLGTLAIIYLLGYSLNNLSLMALIISTGFVVDDAIVVVENAVKHIEEGMAPIAAALRGAREVGFTVLAMSVSLVAVFIPLLFMGGIVGRLFREFAVTLSLAVLISLVISLTTTPMLCALLLRPVDTHAKPGRLDRLMDVPLAWYRRTLDWTLRHAGFTLLVLAATIALNTWLYTIVPKGFFPIQDTGRLMGSFQADQSTSFQAMRQKIDRMLKILGEDPDIDNFYEYSGGFGSQQTNTGTVFVRLKPLGERKASAQEIIARLRPKLAGVPGISLFLSSNQDLTIGARSSGAQYQYTILSSDLDALRTLAPRLRGALARLPQLTDVNSDFQDKGLQTRLVVDRAAAARLGITARHIDATLNDAFGQRPVSTIYEPLNQYFVVLTLLPQFTQDAAALNHVYLTGADGAKVPLAAISHWERQTAPLAINHQGPAAATTVSFNLAPGVTLDQAAALVDKAFAGLNPPDSVTGRFAGAAQVFQDSLATQPWLILAALLSVYIVLGILYESAIHPLTILSTLPSAGVGALLALMACGTEFSLIAFIGVILLVGIVKKNAIMMIDTALQLERDQGLGPEASIRQACLLRFRPILMTTLAALFGALPLALGAGDGAELRRPLGLAIVGGLLFSQALTLYTTPVVYLALDRVRHKALRRFKRAPVLATT is encoded by the coding sequence GTGAATTTCTCCGCCTTCTTCATCCGCCGGCCTGTCGCCACGATCCTGCTCACCCTGGCCATCGCGCTGCCCGGCATGCTCGCGTATGCGCTGCTGCCGCGTGCCGCCCTGCCCCAGGTCGACTTTCCCACGCTGAGCGTGCAGGCCAACCTGCCCGGCGCCAGTCCGGAAACGATGGCCGCGACGGTGGCGACGCCGCTCGAGCGCGTGCTAGGGCGTATTGCCGGCATCACGGAAATGACGTCGTCGAGCACGCAGGGCGTCACGCGCATCAACCTGCAGTTCGACATCGACCGCGACATCGACGGCGCCGCGCGCGACGTGCAATCGGCGATCAACGCGGCCCGCGCGCTGCTGCCGACGATGCCGAACAACCCGTCGTACCGCAAGTCGAATTCGGCCGGCCCGCCCGTCATGACCTTCGCGCTGCGCTCCCAAACGCACACGCAGGACCAGCTGTACGACATCGCCTTCACCCTGCTGGGCCAGAAGGTCTCGCAAGTCAAGGGCGTGGGCCAGGTTAACGTCAACGGCAGCTCGCTGCGCGCCGTGCGCATCGAGGTCGACCCGAACGTCCTGAACCAGTATGGCATCGGCCTGGAAAAGGTGCGGCAGGCGCTGGCCGCCGCCAACGTCAACGCCCCCAAGGGCTTCGTCGAGGACGGGCAGCGGCGCTGGCAGATCGACGTCAACGACCAGGCACGCCAGGCGCGCGACTACCGCAACCTCGTCGTCGCGTGGAACAAGGATGCGCCGGTGCGCCTGTCCGACGTGGCGCGCGTGCGCGACGCCGTGCAGGACGTGCGCAACGCCGGCACGTACGGCGGCAAGCCGGCCGTGATCATCGCGGCGTTCGCGCAGCCGGGCGCCAACGTGATCGCCACCGTCGACGCGCTGCGCGCCCTGCTGCCGCAACTGCGTGCGATGGCGCCGGCCGGCGTCGACGTCGACGTCGCGATCGACCGCAGCTCCACCATCCGCAAGTCGCTGACGGAAGTGCAGGAAACGCTGGCCATCGCCGTCGTGCTCGTGGTCGCGGTGACGTTCCTGTTCCTGCGCAACGGCCGCGCGACGCTGATCCCCAGCATCGCGATCCCCGTCTCGCTGCTGGGCACGCTCGCCATCATCTACCTGCTCGGCTACAGCCTGAACAACCTGTCGCTGATGGCGCTGATCATCTCGACGGGCTTCGTCGTCGACGATGCGATCGTCGTCGTGGAAAACGCCGTCAAGCACATCGAGGAAGGCATGGCGCCCATCGCCGCCGCGCTGCGCGGTGCCAGGGAAGTAGGCTTCACCGTACTCGCGATGAGCGTGTCGCTCGTGGCCGTGTTCATCCCGCTGCTGTTCATGGGCGGCATCGTCGGGCGGCTGTTCCGCGAATTCGCCGTCACCCTGTCACTCGCCGTGCTGATCTCGCTCGTGATCTCGCTGACGACGACGCCGATGCTGTGCGCGCTGCTGCTGCGCCCTGTCGACACGCATGCGAAGCCCGGCCGTCTGGACCGTCTGATGGACGTCCCGCTTGCGTGGTACCGCCGCACTTTGGACTGGACCTTGCGCCACGCGGGGTTCACCCTGCTCGTGCTGGCGGCCACGATCGCGCTGAACACGTGGCTGTACACGATCGTGCCGAAGGGGTTCTTTCCGATCCAGGACACGGGCCGGCTGATGGGCTCCTTCCAGGCCGACCAGTCCACGTCGTTCCAGGCGATGCGGCAAAAAATCGACCGCATGCTGAAAATCCTCGGCGAGGATCCGGACATCGATAATTTTTATGAATACTCGGGCGGCTTCGGCAGCCAGCAGACGAATACGGGCACCGTGTTCGTGCGCCTGAAGCCGCTGGGCGAACGCAAGGCCAGCGCACAGGAGATCATCGCGCGCCTGCGTCCGAAGCTGGCCGGCGTGCCCGGCATCTCGCTGTTCCTGTCGTCGAACCAGGACCTGACGATCGGTGCCCGTTCCAGCGGCGCGCAATACCAGTACACGATCCTGTCGAGCGACCTGGACGCGTTGCGCACGCTCGCCCCGCGCCTGCGCGGCGCCTTGGCCAGGCTGCCGCAGCTCACGGACGTCAACAGCGACTTCCAGGACAAGGGCCTGCAGACGCGCCTCGTCGTCGACCGTGCGGCCGCCGCGCGGCTCGGCATCACGGCGCGCCACATCGACGCCACCTTGAACGACGCGTTCGGCCAGCGCCCCGTCTCCACGATCTACGAACCGCTGAACCAGTACTTCGTCGTCCTCACCCTGCTGCCGCAATTCACGCAGGATGCCGCCGCGCTGAACCACGTCTACCTGACGGGTGCCGACGGCGCGAAGGTGCCGCTGGCCGCGATCAGCCACTGGGAACGGCAAACGGCACCGCTGGCCATCAACCACCAGGGCCCGGCCGCCGCGACGACCGTCTCGTTCAACCTCGCGCCGGGCGTCACGCTCGACCAGGCCGCGGCACTCGTCGACAAGGCGTTCGCGGGCCTGAATCCGCCGGACAGCGTCACGGGCCGCTTCGCCGGTGCCGCCCAGGTGTTCCAGGATTCGCTCGCCACGCAGCCGTGGCTGATCCTCGCCGCGCTGCTGTCCGTGTACATCGTGCTCGGCATCCTGTACGAAAGCGCGATCCACCCGCTGACGATCCTGTCGACCCTGCCGTCGGCGGGCGTCGGTGCGCTACTGGCGCTGATGGCGTGCGGCACGGAGTTCTCGCTGATCGCGTTCATCGGCGTGATCCTGCTCGTCGGGATCGTCAAGAAGAACGCGATCATGATGATCGACACGGCGCTGCAGCTGGAACGCGACCAGGGCCTCGGGCCGGAGGCGTCGATCCGTCAGGCTTGCCTGCTGCGCTTCCGTCCGATCCTGATGACGACCCTGGCCGCGCTGTTCGGCGCCCTGCCGCTGGCCCTCGGCGCCGGCGACGGCGCGGAGCTGCGCCGGCCGCTGGGCCTCGCCATTGTGGGCGGCCTGCTGTTCAGCCAGGCCCTCACGCTCTACACGACACCGGTCGTCTACCTGGCGCTCGACCGCGTGCGCCACAAGGCGCTGCGCCGCTTCAAGCGCGCGCCGGTGCTCGCCACAACCTGA
- a CDS encoding efflux transporter outer membrane subunit, with the protein MNAPRLTLLSLLLAGCATGPAYHRPDVPVTTYKETTTLPAWKYAEPAELDTQGRWWLGYGDTHLSELVEEAGRSNDTIRISEARYRQALALAASSRASLFPFLDLTGGAKRGTGNGAGGAGNVATSRRIALEAGWEADVWGRVRNQAESSRLAAEAGAADLAAARLAVQATVAQLYFQVRVVDAQQRLLDSTVQAYECSLQLTQQRLRFGVATPADVAQAQAQLKTTQAQAVDNRVQRSQLEHALAVLLGREPASFALAPAARVAVKVPVVPAGVPSKLLERRPDVAAAERRVASANASVGAAQAAYFPDLTLSAMGGFQSTDGAHWLTVPHRVWALGPALAVTLFDGGARRAQTDSAIAVYDATVAGYRQTVLDSVQEVEDALALLAGLEQESELLEAAVQASRESERQMLARYRAGTTDYLSVVTVQATALAAERSALAAQGRRLAASVSLVKALGGGWNG; encoded by the coding sequence ATGAACGCTCCTCGACTTACCCTGCTCTCCCTGCTCCTCGCCGGCTGCGCCACCGGCCCCGCCTATCATCGTCCCGACGTCCCGGTCACCACGTACAAGGAGACGACCACACTGCCCGCCTGGAAGTATGCCGAACCCGCGGAACTCGACACGCAGGGCCGTTGGTGGCTCGGGTATGGCGATACGCACCTGTCCGAACTCGTCGAGGAAGCGGGCCGGTCCAACGATACGATCCGCATCAGCGAAGCGCGCTACCGCCAGGCGCTGGCCCTGGCCGCATCCTCCCGGGCCAGTCTGTTCCCGTTCCTCGACCTGACCGGCGGCGCGAAACGCGGCACGGGCAACGGTGCCGGCGGCGCCGGCAATGTCGCGACAAGCCGCCGCATCGCCCTGGAAGCGGGCTGGGAAGCGGACGTGTGGGGCCGCGTGCGCAACCAGGCCGAATCGAGCCGACTGGCAGCTGAAGCCGGTGCCGCCGACCTGGCCGCGGCCCGGCTCGCGGTGCAGGCGACGGTGGCACAGCTGTACTTTCAGGTCCGTGTCGTCGACGCCCAGCAACGCCTGCTGGACAGCACGGTGCAGGCGTACGAATGCAGCCTGCAACTGACGCAGCAGCGCCTGCGCTTCGGCGTCGCCACGCCGGCCGACGTCGCGCAGGCACAGGCGCAGTTGAAAACCACGCAGGCGCAGGCCGTCGACAACCGCGTGCAGCGCAGCCAGCTGGAACATGCGCTGGCCGTGCTGCTGGGCCGCGAACCTGCCTCGTTCGCGCTTGCCCCGGCCGCACGGGTGGCGGTCAAGGTCCCCGTCGTCCCCGCCGGCGTGCCGTCCAAGCTGCTGGAACGCCGCCCCGACGTGGCGGCCGCCGAGCGCCGCGTAGCCAGCGCCAATGCGAGCGTCGGTGCCGCGCAGGCCGCGTACTTCCCCGACCTGACGCTGTCCGCCATGGGCGGTTTCCAGAGCACGGACGGCGCGCACTGGCTGACGGTGCCGCACCGCGTGTGGGCGCTCGGTCCCGCGCTGGCCGTCACCCTGTTCGACGGCGGCGCACGGCGCGCGCAGACGGACAGCGCCATCGCCGTCTACGACGCGACCGTGGCCGGCTACCGCCAGACGGTGCTGGACAGCGTGCAGGAAGTGGAAGATGCGCTGGCCCTGCTGGCGGGCCTGGAACAGGAATCGGAACTGCTGGAGGCGGCCGTGCAGGCGTCGCGCGAATCGGAGCGCCAGATGCTGGCGCGCTACCGGGCCGGCACGACCGACTACCTGAGCGTGGTGACGGTACAGGCGACGGCGCTGGCGGCCGAACGCAGCGCGCTCGCTGCGCAGGGGCGCAGGCTGGCGGCGAGCGTCAGCCTGGTCAAGGCGTTGGGTGGCGGGTGGAACGGGTAA
- a CDS encoding multidrug efflux RND transporter permease subunit has translation MNPSRVFIRRPVATLLLMLAVLLSGLLAYRLLPQSALPQVDYPTIQVSTGYPGASPDVVATAITAPLERQFGAIAGLNQMSSSSSGGASVITLQFALDVSLDVAEQSVQAAINAAASYLPQDLPSPPVYSKVNPADAPVLTLAVRSDTLPLTRLQDIVDTSMAQKIAQVSGVGLVSLAGGQRPAVRIQVNPAALAAYGIGFDQLRAAIGAANSNQAKGSFDGPLQTAALDANSQLRSAGEYRQVVLATRAGNPVHLADVADVREAPEDLHLAAWANEHQAILVNIQRQPGANVIDVAERIKALLPSLRAGLPANVELTVLSDRTTTIRQAVHDVQFELVLAIALVVMVIALFLRSLSATLIPSLAVPLSLVGTFGVMYLAGFSLNNLTLMALTIATGFVVDDAIVMIENIARHVEEGESPLDAALKGSKQIGFTIISLTFSLIAVLIPLLYMADVVGRLFREFAVTLAVAILISAVVSLTLTPMLCARLLKHEKPAEDPFFDAVLKRYGRALEWVLRHQGATLLVTFGTVVLTALLAWGIPKGFFPAQDTGAIQVITEGPQTTSFGAMAERQQALAQALLRDPAVASLSSIVGIDGTNATVNSGRLLVNLKPHEERGDRAPAIIARLRQAAHDVPGITAYFQPLQDLTVEDRVSRTQYQYLVESMDGDALAASLPPLLTALRSLPQLTDVASNVQDAGLKAYLEIDRDAASRLGVTVAAIDDALYSAFGQRLVSTIFTQTNQYRVVLEAQRDRDAGLNALGSLYVSGANGRQIPLATLVRVREAPANLLISREKQFPAATISFNLADGYSLGDAVAAIEAKRATLDLPEAVQTRFRGAALAFRTALSNEFFLIVAALVTMYIVLGVLYESFVHPLTILSTLPSAGIGALLALWVGGHDLSVIAIIGIVLLIGIVQKNAIMIIDFALEAERSRGMHPRAAIYEACLLRLRPILMTTLAALFSAVPMIFGSGPGAELREPLGIALVGGLLASQALTLFTTPVIYLAFDRLGRRFGRASAVPAVRPGEAQVVELRA, from the coding sequence ATGAACCCGTCGCGCGTCTTCATCCGGCGTCCGGTGGCGACGCTCCTGCTGATGCTGGCCGTGCTGCTGTCCGGCCTCCTCGCGTACCGGCTGCTGCCGCAGTCCGCGCTGCCCCAGGTCGACTATCCGACGATCCAGGTGTCGACCGGCTATCCGGGCGCCAGCCCGGACGTCGTCGCCACGGCCATTACCGCGCCGCTGGAACGCCAGTTCGGCGCCATCGCGGGCCTGAACCAGATGTCGTCGTCGAGTTCCGGCGGCGCGTCCGTGATCACCCTGCAGTTCGCGCTCGACGTGAGCCTCGACGTGGCCGAACAGTCCGTGCAGGCCGCCATCAACGCGGCCGCAAGCTACCTGCCGCAGGACCTGCCGTCGCCTCCCGTCTACAGCAAGGTCAATCCGGCCGACGCGCCCGTCCTCACGCTGGCCGTGCGCTCGGACACGCTGCCGCTGACACGCCTGCAGGACATCGTCGACACGTCGATGGCGCAAAAGATCGCGCAGGTGTCGGGCGTCGGCCTCGTGAGCCTCGCGGGCGGTCAGCGCCCGGCCGTGCGCATCCAGGTCAACCCGGCCGCGCTGGCCGCGTACGGCATCGGCTTCGACCAGCTGCGCGCGGCCATCGGCGCGGCCAACTCGAACCAGGCGAAGGGCAGCTTCGACGGCCCACTGCAGACCGCGGCGCTGGACGCCAACAGCCAGCTGCGCAGCGCCGGGGAATACCGGCAAGTGGTGCTGGCCACGCGCGCCGGCAACCCGGTGCACCTGGCCGACGTGGCCGACGTGCGCGAAGCGCCGGAAGACCTGCACCTGGCCGCGTGGGCGAACGAACACCAGGCGATCCTCGTGAACATCCAGCGCCAGCCGGGCGCCAACGTGATCGATGTCGCGGAGCGCATCAAGGCGCTGCTGCCGTCCCTGCGCGCGGGGCTGCCGGCGAACGTCGAGCTGACGGTGCTGTCCGACCGCACGACCACCATCCGCCAGGCCGTGCACGACGTGCAGTTCGAACTGGTGCTGGCGATTGCGCTGGTCGTGATGGTCATCGCGCTGTTCCTGCGCAGCCTGTCCGCCACGCTGATCCCCAGCCTCGCGGTGCCGCTGTCGCTCGTCGGCACGTTCGGCGTGATGTATCTCGCCGGCTTCAGCCTGAACAACCTCACCTTGATGGCGCTGACGATCGCCACGGGCTTCGTCGTCGACGACGCCATCGTCATGATCGAGAACATCGCGCGCCACGTGGAGGAAGGGGAATCGCCGCTGGACGCCGCGCTGAAGGGCTCGAAGCAGATCGGTTTCACGATCATCTCGCTGACCTTCTCGCTGATCGCGGTATTGATCCCGCTGCTGTACATGGCGGACGTCGTCGGACGGCTGTTCCGCGAATTCGCGGTCACGCTCGCCGTCGCCATCCTGATCTCCGCGGTGGTATCGCTGACGCTCACGCCGATGCTGTGCGCGCGCCTGCTGAAGCACGAGAAGCCCGCGGAGGATCCGTTCTTCGACGCGGTATTGAAGCGCTACGGCCGCGCGCTGGAATGGGTGCTGCGCCACCAGGGCGCGACACTCCTCGTCACGTTCGGCACCGTCGTGCTGACGGCGCTGCTGGCCTGGGGCATCCCGAAAGGCTTTTTCCCCGCCCAGGACACGGGCGCCATCCAGGTCATCACGGAAGGCCCGCAGACGACATCGTTCGGCGCGATGGCCGAGCGCCAGCAGGCCCTCGCACAAGCGCTGCTGCGCGATCCGGCCGTGGCGAGCCTGTCGTCCATCGTCGGCATCGACGGCACCAACGCCACCGTCAACAGCGGCCGCCTGCTCGTCAATTTGAAACCGCACGAGGAACGCGGCGACCGCGCGCCGGCCATCATCGCGCGCCTGCGCCAGGCCGCGCACGACGTCCCCGGCATCACGGCATATTTCCAGCCGCTGCAGGACCTGACGGTGGAAGACCGCGTCAGCCGCACGCAATACCAGTACCTCGTCGAGAGCATGGACGGCGACGCGCTGGCGGCGTCCCTGCCGCCGTTGCTGACGGCCCTCCGTTCGCTGCCGCAGCTCACGGACGTCGCGAGCAACGTGCAGGACGCGGGCCTGAAAGCCTACCTGGAAATCGACCGCGACGCCGCGAGCCGCCTCGGCGTGACGGTGGCCGCCATCGACGACGCGTTGTACAGCGCGTTCGGCCAGCGCCTCGTGTCGACCATCTTCACGCAGACGAACCAGTACCGCGTGGTGCTGGAAGCGCAGCGCGACCGCGACGCCGGCCTGAACGCGCTCGGCAGCCTCTACGTCAGCGGCGCGAACGGCCGCCAGATTCCGCTCGCCACGCTCGTGCGCGTGCGCGAGGCGCCCGCAAACCTGCTGATCAGCCGAGAAAAACAGTTCCCCGCCGCGACCATCTCGTTCAACCTGGCCGACGGCTATTCGCTGGGCGACGCCGTGGCCGCCATCGAGGCGAAGCGCGCCACGCTCGACCTGCCCGAAGCCGTGCAGACCCGCTTCCGCGGCGCGGCCCTCGCGTTCCGCACGGCGCTGTCGAACGAATTCTTCCTGATCGTCGCGGCGCTCGTGACCATGTACATCGTGCTGGGCGTGCTGTACGAAAGCTTCGTGCATCCGCTCACGATCCTGTCGACCCTGCCTTCCGCCGGTATCGGCGCGCTGCTCGCGCTGTGGGTCGGCGGCCACGACCTGAGCGTGATCGCCATCATCGGCATCGTCCTGCTGATCGGCATCGTGCAAAAGAACGCCATCATGATCATCGACTTCGCGCTGGAGGCGGAGCGCAGCCGCGGCATGCACCCGCGCGCCGCGATCTACGAAGCCTGCCTGCTGCGCCTGCGCCCGATCCTGATGACGACCCTGGCCGCGCTGTTCAGCGCCGTGCCGATGATCTTCGGCAGCGGCCCCGGTGCCGAGCTGCGCGAGCCGCTCGGCATCGCCCTTGTCGGCGGCCTGCTGGCCAGCCAGGCGCTGACCCTGTTCACGACGCCCGTCATCTACCTCGCCTTCGACCGGCTGGGCCGCAGGTTCGGCCGCGCGTCCGCCGTCCCGGCCGTGCGCCCGGGCGAGGCGCAGGTGGTGGAGCTGCGCGCGTGA